From Fibrobacterota bacterium, one genomic window encodes:
- a CDS encoding ATP-dependent Clp protease adaptor ClpS — MSDLDLPGKTSPESEGETGTETLAKPSLNWKVVLFNDEEHTYDYVVEMLTSACKLSRENAFRCAVEVDMTGKTIVFYGTRSDCEGVCAKILAYGPDHRLPQSMGSMNSETQGL, encoded by the coding sequence ATGAGCGATCTCGATCTTCCCGGCAAGACCAGTCCGGAATCGGAAGGCGAAACCGGAACCGAGACCCTGGCCAAGCCCTCCCTCAATTGGAAGGTCGTGCTTTTCAACGATGAAGAGCATACCTACGATTACGTGGTCGAGATGCTGACCTCGGCCTGCAAGCTATCGCGCGAAAACGCCTTCCGCTGCGCCGTGGAGGTGGATATGACCGGGAAGACCATCGTCTTTTACGGCACGCGCTCGGACTGCGAAGGGGTGTGCGCCAAGATCCTCGCGTACGGCCCCGATCACCGCCTGCCCCAGAGCATGGGCTCCATGAATTCGGAAACCCAGGGCCTGTAA
- the murD gene encoding UDP-N-acetylmuramoyl-L-alanine--D-glutamate ligase, with translation MMPPSATLESAQPALAEPIGILGYGVEGASTCRFLLARGFTDITVFDRNPPKDLDRGVRYAGSGEGSPYGYLSGLGSMRTVFRSAGVRPDLPPLADFLARGGILTSQTGLAFSLVGADRIIGVTGTVGKGTCCSLLDAMLREAGIAARLGGNIGVPALELAGALDPGEKLILELSSFQLSTLSQSPRLAAVLRTTSEHLDWHHDREEYWLHKSRLVSFQSPSDALAFCADAEGSAWIAARSPARKLPFGSGSEIRIDGDSVTWIKRGFRVPLAATRLTGAFNLENIAAAGTLALEAGAEPRHVVAAAMTFNGLEHRLEFVRERAGLSFYNDSYATRPEAAIGAIRALSDRPLGLILGGSEKHADFSELAAVVAASPHVRAVALIGQTAGRLEASLRAAGIPRPDGSPALETCAGLEEATAFLMDRVPQGSLLLSPACASFGLFENYKERGKAFKKLVAGL, from the coding sequence GTGATGCCCCCTTCCGCGACCTTGGAAAGCGCGCAGCCCGCGCTCGCCGAGCCCATCGGGATCCTCGGATACGGCGTGGAAGGCGCCAGCACTTGCCGCTTCCTGCTCGCGCGAGGCTTCACGGATATCACCGTCTTCGATCGGAATCCGCCCAAGGACCTGGATCGGGGCGTTCGTTACGCGGGAAGCGGCGAAGGTTCCCCCTACGGATACCTGAGCGGTTTGGGTTCGATGCGCACCGTCTTCCGATCCGCGGGCGTACGTCCTGATCTCCCCCCCCTGGCCGATTTCCTGGCCCGCGGCGGGATCCTGACCTCCCAGACCGGCCTCGCATTTTCCCTGGTCGGCGCCGACCGTATCATCGGCGTTACGGGTACGGTCGGCAAGGGTACCTGCTGCTCCCTGCTCGACGCCATGCTCCGGGAGGCCGGCATCGCCGCCCGCCTGGGGGGTAACATCGGCGTGCCCGCCCTGGAATTGGCCGGCGCCCTCGACCCCGGGGAAAAGCTGATCCTGGAGCTATCCAGCTTCCAGCTCTCCACCCTATCGCAGAGCCCGCGCCTGGCTGCCGTGCTGCGCACCACCTCCGAGCACCTGGATTGGCACCACGATCGCGAAGAATATTGGTTGCACAAATCGCGCCTGGTCTCGTTCCAATCCCCCTCCGATGCGCTCGCCTTTTGCGCCGATGCCGAGGGCAGCGCCTGGATCGCCGCCCGCTCCCCCGCCCGCAAGCTGCCCTTCGGCTCCGGATCCGAAATCCGCATCGACGGGGACTCGGTGACCTGGATCAAGCGCGGTTTCCGCGTACCGCTCGCCGCCACCCGCCTCACGGGAGCATTCAACCTGGAGAACATCGCCGCCGCCGGTACGCTCGCGCTGGAAGCCGGCGCCGAACCTCGCCATGTGGTGGCCGCCGCCATGACCTTCAACGGCCTCGAGCATCGCCTGGAGTTCGTGCGCGAGCGCGCTGGGCTCTCGTTCTACAACGATTCCTACGCCACGCGCCCGGAGGCCGCCATCGGGGCCATCCGCGCCCTGTCCGATCGGCCCCTCGGGCTTATCCTGGGCGGCTCGGAGAAGCATGCGGATTTTTCCGAACTTGCCGCCGTCGTGGCCGCGTCCCCTCATGTCAGGGCCGTCGCCCTCATCGGCCAAACGGCGGGGCGCCTGGAGGCGAGCTTACGCGCGGCCGGGATTCCCCGCCCGGACGGATCGCCCGCCTTGGAAACCTGCGCGGGCTTGGAAGAAGCGACGGCATTCCTCATGGACCGCGTGCCGCAGGGATCCCTTCTGCTTTCCCCCGCCTGCGCCAGCTTCGGCCTGTTCGAGAACTACAAGGAAAGGGGCAAGGCTTTCAAGAAGCTCGTGGCAGGATTGTGA
- a CDS encoding HU family DNA-binding protein: protein MKNVTKQDLVIKEVAEQFMRLVGEYLAQEKTIEIRGFGTFYTKVRKPRPARNPRTGEICPLGRRKVALFRFSSDMKTQIRDVPELTEVLSQSRAEQEAKALQADASSFVD, encoded by the coding sequence TTGAAGAATGTGACCAAGCAGGATCTGGTCATCAAGGAGGTCGCCGAGCAGTTTATGCGGCTCGTCGGCGAGTACTTGGCCCAAGAAAAGACCATCGAAATCCGCGGTTTCGGCACCTTCTATACGAAGGTCCGTAAGCCCCGCCCGGCCCGGAACCCGCGCACCGGCGAGATCTGCCCTCTTGGCCGGCGCAAGGTGGCCCTGTTCCGGTTCTCATCGGACATGAAGACCCAGATCCGGGACGTTCCGGAACTGACCGAGGTCTTGTCCCAGTCGCGGGCCGAGCAAGAAGCCAAGGCCCTCCAGGCCGACGCCTCTTCCTTCGTCGACTAA
- a CDS encoding family 43 glycosylhydrolase — protein sequence MNAMRIWKTSHSFRSFLPSFFRSFFCMALFSFIVTHAAVTSIQSGVAWVDNNGNPVNAHGGGIWFENGKYFFYGEYFSGGNNDFKAIAMYSSTDLANWTWVGKVLPVQAGGELGPQRIGERPHILKCPGTGEYVMFIHSSDLTYQADKECVYATSPTIDGIYTYRGALTNSSGTKIVHSDMSAFQDGGTGYVVTESGYAFKLSPDYHSWVEITLNGASALSGSESPTLFKMNGTYYWLSSSKTGWRSNDNKYATASSIAGPWTDKGLLAPSGELTWNSQSTFVLPVTGSQGTIFMFCGDRWNADDNSKATYVWQPLVIKGAAISMPAFYAAWFLNVKTGMWSADGMPAALRRPRPVRQSFPERARVNLNGRVYRPWVSEFMEPMLWGRR from the coding sequence ATGAACGCCATGCGCATCTGGAAAACGAGCCATTCATTCAGGTCCTTTCTGCCTTCGTTTTTCAGAAGCTTTTTCTGCATGGCGCTTTTCTCCTTTATCGTAACGCATGCGGCCGTGACCTCCATCCAATCGGGAGTCGCTTGGGTCGATAACAACGGAAATCCGGTCAATGCCCATGGCGGCGGGATCTGGTTCGAAAACGGGAAATATTTTTTCTACGGCGAATATTTCTCCGGCGGCAACAATGATTTCAAGGCCATCGCCATGTATTCATCCACCGACCTGGCGAATTGGACTTGGGTCGGGAAGGTCCTTCCCGTGCAAGCGGGCGGGGAGTTGGGCCCGCAACGGATCGGGGAACGCCCCCATATCCTGAAATGCCCCGGCACCGGCGAATACGTCATGTTCATCCACTCTTCCGATCTCACCTATCAGGCCGATAAAGAATGCGTCTACGCCACCAGCCCCACCATCGACGGCATCTATACCTATCGGGGCGCATTGACCAATTCAAGTGGTACTAAAATCGTCCACAGCGACATGTCCGCGTTCCAGGACGGCGGCACGGGGTATGTCGTAACGGAAAGCGGGTACGCGTTCAAACTGTCCCCCGACTACCATAGTTGGGTGGAAATAACCTTGAACGGCGCATCGGCCCTGAGCGGTTCGGAGTCGCCCACCCTCTTCAAGATGAACGGCACGTATTACTGGTTGTCTTCGAGCAAGACAGGATGGAGAAGCAATGACAATAAGTATGCGACCGCCTCGTCCATCGCCGGGCCCTGGACGGACAAAGGGCTATTGGCGCCCAGCGGGGAACTTACCTGGAACTCGCAAAGCACCTTCGTGTTGCCGGTGACGGGTTCGCAAGGGACGATCTTCATGTTTTGCGGTGATCGCTGGAATGCCGACGATAATTCGAAGGCCACCTATGTCTGGCAACCCCTGGTCATCAAAGGCGCTGCGATCTCCATGCCGGCCTTCTACGCGGCCTGGTTCCTGAACGTCAAGACCGGGATGTGGTCCGCCGATGGAATGCCGGCTGCGCTTCGGCGTCCGAGGCCCGTCAGGCAGTCTTTCCCGGAAAGGGCCCGGGTGAATCTGAACGGAAGGGTTTACAGGCCCTGGGTTTCCGAATTCATGGAGCCCATGCTCTGGGGCAGGCGGTGA
- a CDS encoding SMP-30/gluconolactonase/LRE family protein, translating into MSDSRLRHSLVLAFALPVSAFAQTFVPPTLTLPDSIMATGTQMKWVKKVPQYCEGASVDPIDGTVYFTEQLSNSTLNWPIWKIDPAVPSDTGTRWIVASNQSNGLFVDGQGRVIAAQKGKVVRYKKDATVDAELATSGKTATFNQSNDFSMGKDGSFYFTDLGANIFYADAHGTTTIAATGVNGANGIEWLEDEKVVNVQSTGVNRRYDVGANGALANPRDFFPVSIGDGCEVDSHGNFYLVDYGEGTVYVVNAAGTKIGSIAFKSQTAPYDPSQGKAGNVDNCHFGGKDWKTLYCTGDGGLYSLDLKIPGRAWPQTGTTALRSGPRLDLRPRAMKSFRADGRWWKDGIPGRAEGPRLPILRATP; encoded by the coding sequence ATGTCCGACTCGCGCCTGCGCCATAGCCTTGTCCTGGCCTTTGCCCTACCCGTTTCCGCCTTCGCCCAGACTTTCGTCCCGCCGACGCTAACGCTTCCGGATTCCATCATGGCCACCGGCACCCAGATGAAATGGGTCAAGAAGGTCCCCCAATATTGCGAGGGCGCCTCGGTCGATCCCATCGACGGTACGGTCTACTTCACCGAACAGCTTTCCAACAGCACCCTGAACTGGCCCATCTGGAAAATCGATCCCGCCGTTCCCAGCGACACGGGAACGCGGTGGATCGTGGCCAGCAACCAGAGCAACGGCCTTTTCGTGGACGGGCAGGGCAGGGTCATCGCGGCGCAGAAGGGTAAGGTCGTACGCTATAAGAAGGACGCGACCGTCGATGCCGAGCTGGCGACGAGCGGGAAGACCGCCACTTTCAACCAGTCCAACGATTTCAGCATGGGCAAGGACGGTTCCTTCTACTTCACCGACCTGGGCGCCAACATCTTCTACGCCGACGCGCATGGGACGACCACCATCGCGGCCACGGGAGTGAACGGCGCCAACGGTATCGAATGGCTGGAGGACGAGAAGGTGGTGAACGTGCAGTCGACCGGGGTCAATCGCCGCTACGACGTGGGCGCGAACGGGGCACTTGCCAATCCGCGCGACTTCTTCCCCGTCAGCATCGGGGACGGCTGCGAGGTGGATAGCCACGGCAACTTCTACCTGGTCGATTACGGCGAAGGCACGGTCTACGTGGTCAACGCCGCCGGAACCAAGATCGGGAGCATCGCTTTCAAAAGCCAAACCGCCCCTTATGATCCATCGCAAGGGAAGGCGGGCAATGTCGACAATTGCCATTTCGGCGGGAAGGACTGGAAGACCTTGTATTGCACCGGTGACGGCGGCTTGTATTCTTTGGATCTCAAGATCCCCGGCCGCGCCTGGCCGCAAACCGGTACGACCGCGCTGCGTTCGGGCCCGCGCCTGGATCTGCGCCCCAGGGCGATGAAATCCTTCCGGGCCGATGGACGTTGGTGGAAAGACGGGATCCCGGGCCGGGCGGAAGGGCCGCGGCTTCCGATCCTGCGCGCGACGCCTTAG
- a CDS encoding aldehyde reductase — protein MAQVLVTGGTGFIACHCMLRLLADGHSVRTTVRSLARESDVRAMLKAGGAEPGDKLTFATADLMKDDGWAAAAAGCEYVLHVASPLPIGIPKDENDLIGPARAGTLRALKAARDAGAKRVVLTSSFAAIGYGHTPPGRPFTESDWTNPEAAGVSAYSKSKTLAEKAAWDFMAKEGGGLELAVVNPVVVLGPVLGPDYSTSIEMMKTLIRGAVPGCPRLWFGVVDVRDVADMHVRAMTHPAARGERFLCVAGDFLSVRDMALILKERLGEAARRVPTRVLPDWLVRVGSLINPKGRAYLPELGKRKNASAAKAQSLLGWQPRPIPETMASTYESLKRFGQI, from the coding sequence ATGGCGCAGGTTCTGGTTACGGGCGGAACGGGGTTCATCGCATGCCATTGCATGCTGCGATTGTTGGCCGATGGGCATTCGGTCCGGACCACGGTGCGTTCCCTCGCGCGTGAGAGCGACGTCCGCGCCATGTTGAAGGCCGGCGGCGCCGAGCCCGGGGACAAGCTGACCTTCGCGACGGCCGATCTCATGAAGGATGACGGTTGGGCGGCTGCGGCGGCCGGGTGCGAATACGTCCTCCACGTAGCTTCCCCGTTACCCATAGGCATCCCCAAGGACGAGAATGATTTGATCGGGCCCGCCCGCGCCGGCACTTTGCGGGCGCTCAAGGCCGCGCGGGACGCGGGGGCCAAGCGTGTGGTGCTGACGTCTTCCTTCGCGGCTATCGGATATGGGCATACGCCGCCCGGAAGGCCGTTCACGGAAAGCGATTGGACCAACCCCGAGGCGGCGGGCGTGAGCGCATATTCCAAGTCGAAAACCCTGGCTGAAAAGGCCGCGTGGGACTTCATGGCCAAGGAGGGCGGGGGTTTGGAATTGGCCGTCGTCAACCCGGTGGTGGTGCTCGGTCCGGTGCTGGGGCCCGATTATTCCACGTCCATCGAAATGATGAAGACCTTGATCCGCGGCGCCGTTCCAGGATGCCCGCGCTTATGGTTCGGCGTGGTGGATGTAAGGGACGTGGCGGATATGCATGTCCGCGCCATGACCCACCCCGCGGCCCGGGGCGAGCGCTTCTTGTGCGTGGCCGGCGATTTTCTGTCGGTGCGGGACATGGCCTTGATCCTCAAGGAACGCCTGGGGGAGGCCGCGCGTCGCGTACCCACCCGGGTGTTGCCGGATTGGCTGGTGCGGGTCGGATCGCTAATCAATCCGAAGGGCCGAGCTTACCTTCCCGAACTCGGCAAGCGCAAGAATGCGAGCGCGGCCAAGGCGCAGTCGTTATTGGGGTGGCAACCTCGGCCCATCCCCGAGACGATGGCGTCCACTTACGAAAGCTTGAAGCGATTCGGGCAAATCTAA
- the gcvH gene encoding glycine cleavage system protein GcvH: protein MSLVPDGLKYTKDHEWAKFESAVATIGVTDHAQRELGDIVFVELPKVGATVTAGQSFGTIEAVKTVAELYAPISGTVEAVNTALAADAGVINQDPYGKGWIIKVKGTGGQDGLLDAAGYKALI, encoded by the coding sequence ATGTCCCTTGTTCCCGATGGATTGAAGTACACCAAAGATCATGAATGGGCGAAGTTCGAGAGCGCCGTCGCCACCATCGGCGTCACCGACCATGCCCAGCGGGAATTAGGTGATATCGTCTTCGTCGAGCTGCCCAAGGTGGGCGCGACGGTGACCGCGGGCCAAAGCTTCGGGACCATCGAAGCCGTAAAGACCGTGGCCGAACTGTACGCGCCGATTTCCGGAACCGTGGAAGCCGTGAACACCGCCCTGGCCGCCGATGCCGGCGTCATCAACCAGGACCCTTACGGAAAGGGCTGGATCATCAAGGTGAAGGGAACCGGCGGCCAAGACGGCCTGCTGGATGCGGCGGGATATAAAGCCCTGATCTAA
- a CDS encoding carboxypeptidase regulatory-like domain-containing protein, which yields MRSEARIGPALAMAGLAAFCLARPAWSQTPSSPGTLLFSDFPRAEVFSDSSVRIVVSAIPPARAPDSCGLYHSPVPAGTRIETHPGKIRAIKSRTPDSTGWIFVFKPQDVDSGKTGPQLGLGFHYVIGYCTDGKTTPEAPLWVATRQAPTFLSPKAQETSSSPDIAWTPVPGVPAYHLLLSDQAIDIDANKGTVSGASIIWQAITTQSSIAYGTPDPSGNFSQVPAPPLSPGVPYNLVILDNYDGRSALASSSKAQALKLFTVQPPGPALTPPKNLAPAEGKILAVPQDSVVDFKWTRAQAASGGGAANTYQLFVYSLEAQAGVDVLIPIWRTEVTDTTARLDGRRVLLTRRYVWKVFAISDAGAGTVGDTSSFQYRNDVQTLSVKVTSAAGGQPLADVRVAIAPVDGGADPLPLFTTNDGFADKDMAVGGYTLTFAKDGFLSQTRTVNLGTSAPISLAISLAPADCRVTGRLSDKAGSDLPNAAATATGGGRTIIAQSDAQGFFLLGLSPGTYAISIAKPDYQSRPDTLVTVAAGKDLDLGKLVLTQAQSALTGTVSNDKGAPMSGCDVTVKTAAGAVVRALRSDDKGSFSAFLSPGAYSVTASRAGFASDTKAVQLTDAASLAFALTSGASLVKGRVSLLTWPTAGAPQSAPLPGASVELVDRVRGGEQRADADLRGEFSFSADTGVYLVRASKAGKGLPDSAVLRVAAQRSTYAADLSLRGFASVQGTLHVTPDTVLDPAAVTISLLDAATLAVAATAVPQSAPVPGEAGAMAYSLDGVPDGTYRLACGIRGYGPDAEPTVIIKDGLWKTGQDLTLKKATKTLTFAFAAGGQAVKGSVRLITPQATQVAAGAKFGPAAGGTYTLDAVPDSGDLIPLSRYAFSLAASGAADTIVNLAFPFAHHPAPLAFNDGQVEVALQAQARLDSVQIIYGYGAPADTFRVPSAQLFGPAGPRFFKFRPAPQGGRLTYWFRIKSGGLLYSNQDAARRFQADVEPSRELAFLKLSSGDSLRLPARTKGHLYLHAYDAAGRRLDSLVDAKAEIHWEADSALSMKLDKRSKRTLTYQTAAPTAGTPIRAAAKRGGSLRAAAAVWDSLRVSVTLDGVEQSLSLPAKVVDAQANKLVLSSSLGQTQAINAPAPFGLFVTGFDTTLTPAVELAADPAFSLDPPEAGTVSEMRVALDPRFIGPLRVIARQSNPDGSEAATELGAERDSATRGLNVGQTLRAGDSARLFFHDKRFELRVPDSAFADKPQATLRLFRRSVAKSFSSGRDYAIDGPLWEIANPLGAAFAKKPRISIGIPTGGRSHTLKRFYALKLDWMALADSAVDDTNSFGEAVLSADIADLDGSYYGLLGASRPLTAGQVSITPNPFSPLVLASRDGNTQYGARIRVEPESDRSSEVTLTLKIYTLDGELLRILVDHKTVPKGPVDFYWDGKADGGRWARNGRYLLEVAVNATGSTRTRYTLKPVVVYR from the coding sequence ATGCGTTCTGAAGCCCGGATCGGCCCGGCCTTGGCGATGGCGGGATTGGCGGCGTTCTGCCTCGCCCGCCCCGCATGGTCGCAAACCCCGTCCTCGCCCGGGACCCTGCTCTTCTCCGACTTCCCGCGCGCCGAGGTTTTCTCCGATTCCAGCGTGCGCATCGTCGTGTCCGCCATTCCTCCGGCGCGCGCGCCGGATAGCTGTGGTTTATACCATAGCCCCGTTCCCGCCGGAACCCGCATCGAAACGCATCCCGGCAAGATCCGCGCGATCAAGTCGCGCACTCCGGACTCGACGGGATGGATCTTCGTTTTCAAACCGCAAGACGTCGATTCGGGTAAGACCGGGCCGCAGCTGGGCCTGGGCTTCCACTACGTGATCGGCTATTGCACCGATGGCAAGACCACGCCCGAAGCGCCGCTGTGGGTGGCCACCCGCCAGGCCCCGACCTTCCTATCGCCCAAGGCGCAGGAAACGTCGTCCAGCCCCGACATCGCATGGACCCCGGTGCCGGGCGTGCCGGCCTACCATCTGCTGCTTTCCGATCAGGCCATCGATATCGATGCCAACAAAGGAACGGTTTCGGGGGCCAGCATCATCTGGCAGGCGATCACGACCCAGTCCTCCATCGCCTACGGCACCCCCGATCCTTCCGGGAATTTCTCCCAGGTACCGGCCCCGCCCCTTTCCCCGGGCGTTCCCTACAACCTCGTCATCCTGGATAACTACGACGGCCGTAGCGCGCTCGCTTCCTCGTCCAAGGCGCAGGCGCTGAAACTTTTCACGGTGCAGCCTCCTGGGCCTGCCTTGACGCCGCCCAAGAACCTGGCGCCGGCGGAAGGGAAAATCCTGGCCGTGCCCCAGGATAGCGTGGTGGATTTCAAATGGACGCGGGCGCAAGCCGCGTCGGGAGGCGGCGCGGCCAACACCTACCAGCTTTTCGTTTACTCCCTGGAAGCGCAGGCCGGCGTGGACGTACTCATCCCCATCTGGCGCACCGAGGTCACCGACACCACGGCCCGGCTCGATGGCCGTCGCGTTTTGCTTACCCGGCGTTACGTCTGGAAGGTGTTCGCCATTTCGGATGCGGGGGCGGGGACGGTGGGCGACACTTCTTCCTTCCAGTACCGCAATGACGTTCAGACCCTCTCGGTCAAGGTCACCTCCGCCGCCGGCGGCCAACCGTTGGCCGACGTGCGCGTGGCCATCGCGCCCGTGGACGGCGGCGCGGATCCGCTTCCGCTCTTCACCACGAATGATGGTTTTGCCGATAAGGACATGGCGGTGGGCGGATACACGCTCACCTTCGCCAAGGACGGGTTCCTGTCGCAAACGCGGACGGTGAACCTGGGAACCAGCGCGCCCATTTCCCTGGCCATTTCCCTGGCGCCGGCCGATTGCCGCGTCACGGGACGCCTATCCGACAAGGCCGGCTCCGACCTTCCCAATGCCGCGGCCACCGCCACCGGCGGCGGCCGCACGATCATCGCCCAGTCCGATGCGCAGGGCTTTTTCCTGCTGGGCTTATCCCCGGGGACCTATGCCATTTCCATCGCCAAGCCCGATTACCAGTCCCGGCCAGATACCCTGGTGACCGTGGCCGCGGGCAAGGACTTGGATCTGGGGAAACTCGTCCTTACCCAAGCGCAGTCCGCCTTGACCGGTACGGTTTCCAACGACAAGGGCGCGCCCATGTCCGGTTGCGACGTGACGGTGAAGACCGCGGCCGGCGCCGTCGTCCGCGCCTTGCGTAGCGACGACAAGGGAAGCTTTTCCGCTTTCCTGTCGCCCGGCGCCTACTCCGTCACCGCCTCCCGCGCCGGCTTCGCCTCCGATACCAAGGCGGTGCAGCTCACCGATGCCGCGTCCCTGGCCTTCGCCCTCACGTCGGGCGCTTCGCTCGTGAAAGGCCGGGTATCGTTGCTCACCTGGCCGACCGCCGGCGCGCCGCAGTCCGCGCCTTTGCCCGGGGCCTCGGTCGAGCTTGTCGACCGCGTCCGCGGCGGGGAGCAAAGGGCCGATGCCGATCTGCGCGGCGAATTCTCCTTCTCGGCGGATACCGGGGTATACCTGGTACGCGCCAGCAAGGCCGGGAAGGGCCTCCCGGATTCGGCCGTCCTGCGGGTGGCCGCCCAGCGTTCCACCTACGCCGCGGACCTTTCCCTGCGGGGCTTCGCTTCCGTCCAAGGTACCCTGCACGTTACCCCGGATACGGTCCTGGATCCCGCCGCGGTGACGATCTCCCTGCTCGATGCCGCTACCTTGGCCGTAGCGGCTACGGCCGTCCCGCAATCGGCCCCTGTCCCCGGGGAAGCGGGCGCCATGGCCTATTCCCTCGACGGCGTCCCGGACGGAACCTATCGCCTCGCCTGCGGCATCAGGGGTTACGGCCCCGACGCCGAGCCCACGGTAATCATCAAGGACGGCCTTTGGAAGACCGGCCAGGATCTGACCCTCAAGAAGGCCACCAAGACCTTGACCTTCGCCTTCGCGGCCGGTGGACAGGCGGTGAAGGGAAGCGTTCGGCTGATCACCCCGCAAGCGACCCAAGTGGCCGCCGGCGCGAAGTTCGGGCCCGCGGCGGGCGGCACCTATACCTTGGATGCCGTTCCCGACAGCGGCGATTTGATCCCGCTTTCCCGTTACGCCTTCTCCCTGGCCGCGTCCGGCGCCGCCGATACCATCGTCAACCTGGCCTTTCCCTTCGCGCATCACCCCGCTCCGCTCGCGTTCAACGACGGCCAAGTCGAGGTGGCGTTGCAAGCCCAAGCCCGCCTGGACTCGGTGCAAATCATCTATGGCTACGGCGCCCCCGCCGATACCTTCCGCGTTCCATCGGCGCAATTGTTCGGGCCCGCGGGACCGCGTTTCTTCAAATTCCGCCCCGCACCCCAGGGGGGAAGGCTCACCTATTGGTTCCGCATCAAGTCGGGCGGGCTTCTCTATTCCAACCAGGACGCCGCGCGGCGCTTCCAGGCCGATGTCGAGCCTTCCCGCGAACTGGCTTTCCTCAAACTGTCCTCCGGCGACAGCCTCCGCCTTCCCGCGCGGACCAAAGGCCATCTCTACCTGCATGCCTACGATGCCGCCGGCCGCCGCCTCGATTCCCTGGTCGATGCCAAAGCGGAGATCCATTGGGAAGCCGACTCCGCCTTGTCCATGAAGCTCGATAAGCGTTCTAAGCGCACCTTGACCTACCAGACCGCCGCGCCCACCGCGGGCACGCCCATCCGGGCGGCCGCCAAACGGGGCGGGTCCCTTCGCGCCGCGGCGGCGGTTTGGGATTCCTTGCGCGTGAGCGTTACCCTGGACGGAGTAGAACAGAGCCTGAGCCTGCCGGCGAAGGTGGTGGACGCGCAGGCCAACAAACTCGTCCTGTCTTCCAGCCTGGGCCAAACCCAGGCCATCAATGCGCCGGCGCCTTTCGGCCTGTTCGTCACCGGCTTCGATACCACCCTGACGCCTGCCGTCGAGTTGGCGGCCGATCCCGCCTTCAGCCTCGATCCTCCCGAAGCCGGAACCGTGTCCGAGATGCGCGTCGCCCTCGACCCCCGTTTCATCGGGCCCTTGCGGGTGATCGCGCGCCAGTCCAATCCCGACGGATCGGAGGCGGCAACCGAGTTGGGCGCCGAACGCGACTCGGCTACGCGCGGCCTGAACGTGGGCCAAACGCTGCGCGCCGGCGATAGCGCCCGCCTCTTCTTCCACGACAAACGCTTCGAACTGCGCGTACCCGATTCCGCCTTCGCCGATAAGCCCCAAGCGACCTTGCGATTGTTCCGGCGGAGCGTGGCCAAATCCTTCTCCAGCGGGCGCGACTACGCCATCGACGGGCCGCTGTGGGAAATCGCCAACCCGTTGGGAGCCGCCTTCGCCAAGAAGCCGCGCATCTCCATCGGGATCCCCACCGGGGGCCGGTCGCATACGCTCAAGCGCTTCTATGCCCTGAAGCTGGATTGGATGGCCTTGGCCGATTCCGCCGTCGACGACACCAATAGCTTCGGGGAAGCCGTCCTCTCCGCCGACATCGCCGATCTGGACGGCAGCTATTACGGCCTGCTGGGCGCTTCGCGGCCGCTCACGGCGGGCCAGGTGAGCATCACCCCGAATCCGTTCAGCCCGCTGGTCCTGGCCTCCCGGGATGGGAACACCCAATACGGGGCCCGCATCCGCGTGGAACCCGAATCGGATCGTAGCTCCGAGGTTACCCTGACGCTGAAGATCTACACCTTGGACGGGGAACTGCTGCGGATCCTGGTCGATCATAAGACCGTTCCCAAGGGGCCGGTGGATTTCTACTGGGACGGCAAGGCCGACGGCGGACGCTGGGCGCGCAATGGCCGGTACCTGCTGGAAGTCGCCGTGAACGCGACGGGATCCACGCGCACCCGTTACACCTTGAAGCCGGTGGTGGTGTACCGGTGA